Proteins from one Pseudoliparis swirei isolate HS2019 ecotype Mariana Trench chromosome 22, NWPU_hadal_v1, whole genome shotgun sequence genomic window:
- the ptdss1a gene encoding phosphatidylserine synthase 1 isoform X1, producing MSSVYTLSKDDVNYRMHFRMINEQQVEDITIEFFYRPHTITLLTCTVLSLMYFAFARDDGNPNSNLWVGLILVISFFLVISVLAFPNGPFTRPHPAIWRMVFGLSVLYFLFLVFIIFLNWQQVKQLMYWLDPNLRYAKREADIMDYAVNCHVITWERIVSHFDIFAFSHFWGWGMKALLIRSYGLCWTISITWELTELFFMHLLPNFAECWWDQVILDILLCNGGGIWLGMTICHFLEMRTYHWASIMDIHTTTGKIKRAALQFTPVSWTYVRWLDPKSSLQRVMGVYLFMIIWQLTELNTFFLKHIFVFPASHALSWCRILFVGIITAPTVRQYYAYLTDTQCKRVGTQCWVFGAIAFLEALACIKFGQDLFSKTQILYVVLWLLCLAFITFLCLFGMVLCAENYGPGRTSLSECEDSNYPEYAEHVSDAYKVFDPRFSEETDVDDDDDDDEEEEEARPPTRRRGKGSGKTNSVNGVDSQ from the exons ATGTCGTCTGTGTACACATTGAGCAAGGATGATGTGAACTACAGGATGCATTTCCGAATGATAAACGAGCAGCAGGTCGAGGATATCACCATCGAGTTCTTCTACCGGCCGCACACGATAACTCTGCTGACATGCACGGTGCTCAGCTTGATGTATTTCGCGTTCGCGAG AGATGATGGAAACCCCAACAGTAATCTCTGGGTGGGGCTCATCCTGGTCATCTCCTTCTTTCTTGTCATCAGTGTTTTGGCATTTCCCAACG GTCCCTTCACTAGACCACATCCGGCAATATGGCGGATGGTTTTTG GTCTGAGtgtcctctacttcctgttcctggtGTTTATCATCTTCCTGAACTGGCAGCAAGTGAAGCAGCTCATGTATTGGCTGGACCCAAACCTGCGTTATGCCAAGAGAGAGGCAGACATCATG GACTATGCAGTGAACTGCCATGTCATCACCTGGGAGAGGATCGTGAGCCATTTTGACATCTTTGCATTTAGCCATTTCTGGGGCTGGGGTATGAAGGCCCTGCTGATTCGAAGCTATGGCCTCTGCTGGACCATCAGCATCACCTGGGAGCTTACTGAG CTGTTCTTCATGCATCTCCTGCCTAACTTTGCCGAGTGCTGGTGGGACCAGGTGATTCTGGACATCCTGCTGTGTAATGGAGGCGGCATCTGGCTTGGCATGACTATCTGCCATTTTTTGGAGATGAGGACCTACCACTGGGCCAGTATTAT GGACATCCACACCACCACGGGGAAGATCAAGCGAGCCGCGTTGCAGTTCACCCCTGTGAGCTGGACCTACGTACGCTGGCTTGACCCAAAGTCTTCCCTCCAGCGAGTGATGGGCGTCTATCTGTTCATGATTATCTGGCAG CTAACAGAGTTGAACACATTCTTCCTCAAGCACATCTTCGTCTTCCCTGCCAGCCATGCTCTGAGCTGGTGTCGGATCCTGTTCGTTGGCATCATCACAGCTCCAACAGTGAG GCAGTATTATGCGTACCTCACAGACACCCAGTGCAAGAGAGTTGGAACACAGTGCTGGGTATTTGG GGCAATCGCTTTTCTGGAGGCCTTGGCGTGTATTAAGTTTGGacaggacttgttctcaaagACCCAGATCCTCTACGTGGTCCTCTGGCTGCTGTGTTTG GCCTTCATTACATTCCTGTGCCTGTTTGGAATGGTGTTGTGTGCTGAGAACTATGGTCCAGGAAGAACG AGCCTCTCAGAATGTGAAGACAGTAATTACCCTGAGTATGCTGAACACGTGTCAGACGCATATAAAG TGTTTGACCCTCGTTTTTCAGAAGAGACGGATGTGgacgatgacgacgacgacgacgaggaggaagaggaggccagaCCTCCAACCCGGCGCAGAGGGAAGGGCTCAGGAAAGACCAACTCCGTGAACGGCGTGGACAGCCAGTAG
- the ptdss1a gene encoding phosphatidylserine synthase 1 isoform X2, with translation MSSVYTLSKDDVNYRMHFRMINEQQVEDITIEFFYRPHTITLLTCTVLSLMYFAFARDDGNPNSNLWVGLILVISFFLVISVLAFPNGPFTRPHPAIWRMVFGLSVLYFLFLVFIIFLNWQQVKQLMYWLDPNLRYAKREADIMDYAVNCHVITWERIVSHFDIFAFSHFWGWGMKALLIRSYGLCWTISITWELTELFFMHLLPNFAECWWDQVILDILLCNGGGIWLGMTICHFLEMRTYHWASIMDIHTTTGKIKRAALQFTPVSWTYVRWLDPKSSLQRVMGVYLFMIIWQLTELNTFFLKHIFVFPASHALSWCRILFVGIITAPTVRQYYAYLTDTQCKRVGTQCWVFGAIAFLEALACIKFGQDLFSKTQILYVVLWLLCLAFITFLCLFGMVLCAENYGPGRTSLSECEDSNYPEYAEHVSDAYKEETDVDDDDDDDEEEEEARPPTRRRGKGSGKTNSVNGVDSQ, from the exons ATGTCGTCTGTGTACACATTGAGCAAGGATGATGTGAACTACAGGATGCATTTCCGAATGATAAACGAGCAGCAGGTCGAGGATATCACCATCGAGTTCTTCTACCGGCCGCACACGATAACTCTGCTGACATGCACGGTGCTCAGCTTGATGTATTTCGCGTTCGCGAG AGATGATGGAAACCCCAACAGTAATCTCTGGGTGGGGCTCATCCTGGTCATCTCCTTCTTTCTTGTCATCAGTGTTTTGGCATTTCCCAACG GTCCCTTCACTAGACCACATCCGGCAATATGGCGGATGGTTTTTG GTCTGAGtgtcctctacttcctgttcctggtGTTTATCATCTTCCTGAACTGGCAGCAAGTGAAGCAGCTCATGTATTGGCTGGACCCAAACCTGCGTTATGCCAAGAGAGAGGCAGACATCATG GACTATGCAGTGAACTGCCATGTCATCACCTGGGAGAGGATCGTGAGCCATTTTGACATCTTTGCATTTAGCCATTTCTGGGGCTGGGGTATGAAGGCCCTGCTGATTCGAAGCTATGGCCTCTGCTGGACCATCAGCATCACCTGGGAGCTTACTGAG CTGTTCTTCATGCATCTCCTGCCTAACTTTGCCGAGTGCTGGTGGGACCAGGTGATTCTGGACATCCTGCTGTGTAATGGAGGCGGCATCTGGCTTGGCATGACTATCTGCCATTTTTTGGAGATGAGGACCTACCACTGGGCCAGTATTAT GGACATCCACACCACCACGGGGAAGATCAAGCGAGCCGCGTTGCAGTTCACCCCTGTGAGCTGGACCTACGTACGCTGGCTTGACCCAAAGTCTTCCCTCCAGCGAGTGATGGGCGTCTATCTGTTCATGATTATCTGGCAG CTAACAGAGTTGAACACATTCTTCCTCAAGCACATCTTCGTCTTCCCTGCCAGCCATGCTCTGAGCTGGTGTCGGATCCTGTTCGTTGGCATCATCACAGCTCCAACAGTGAG GCAGTATTATGCGTACCTCACAGACACCCAGTGCAAGAGAGTTGGAACACAGTGCTGGGTATTTGG GGCAATCGCTTTTCTGGAGGCCTTGGCGTGTATTAAGTTTGGacaggacttgttctcaaagACCCAGATCCTCTACGTGGTCCTCTGGCTGCTGTGTTTG GCCTTCATTACATTCCTGTGCCTGTTTGGAATGGTGTTGTGTGCTGAGAACTATGGTCCAGGAAGAACG AGCCTCTCAGAATGTGAAGACAGTAATTACCCTGAGTATGCTGAACACGTGTCAGACGCATATAAAG AAGAGACGGATGTGgacgatgacgacgacgacgacgaggaggaagaggaggccagaCCTCCAACCCGGCGCAGAGGGAAGGGCTCAGGAAAGACCAACTCCGTGAACGGCGTGGACAGCCAGTAG
- the LOC130213125 gene encoding uncharacterized protein LOC130213125, with the protein MKKTFACDESMIITIPIGSLKDAGEGQLMPEKFQCVYKDSYKVFAIKGKPKPLGAAQAIAGVFILVLGLIFSAAEEFHLLYTLPSALFVVCGILSYAAGQFPNMHVTKLSFSLNIASLFWSIAAVGLCFIKGHDSPTESSNKIHEGIKGLIVTLLVVEKLIALSLIYWLSKAVCRQHFNTLPIILLKHGD; encoded by the exons ATGAAGAAGACATTTGCATGTGATGAATCAATGATCATCACCATTCCAATCGGGAGTCTGAAAGACGCTGGAGAAGGTCAACTGATGCCGGAAAAGTTTCAGTGTGTGTACAAAGATTCCTACAAGGTCTTTGCTATCAAAGGGAAACCTAAACCTCTTGGA GCAGCCCAAGCCATCGCTGGTGTGTTCATTCTCGTGCTCGGCCTGATTTTTTCGGCGGCAGAAGAGTTCCACTTACTCTACACTCTGCCCAGTGCTCTG TTTGTGGTCTGTGGCATCCTGTCCTATGCAGCTGGACAGTTTCCAAACATGCACGTG ACCAAgctgtccttctctctgaacATCGCCAGCCTCTTCTGGTCCATTGCAGCAGTCGGTTTATGCTTCATCAAAGGTCATGATTCGCCAACGGAGAGCTCGAACAAG ATCCATGAAGGAATCAAGGGACTGATTGTGACTCTGCTGGTTGTTGAAAAGTTAATCGCCCTTTCCTTGATCTACTGGTTGAGTAAAGctgtgtgcagacaacatttcaATACTTTG CCCATCATACTgctgaaacatggagactga